One window from the genome of Brachyspira sp. SAP_772 encodes:
- a CDS encoding O-acetylhomoserine aminocarboxypropyltransferase/cysteine synthase family protein: protein MSRQLKFETLSVHAGQENNDVFGSRGVPIYKTTSYMFKNSKHAADLFDLKELGYIYTRLGDPTTDVLEKRITAMENGKSSIAVSSGTSAIFNTMITICEAGDEILSSFSLYGGTYSQFAAILPKFGINTNFVDAKDPKNFEKAITKKTKVIYIETISNPSLDFTDIEEVAKIAHNNNIPLIVDGTFTTPYLLQTINYGADIVINSLTKWIGGHGSSVGGAVTDAGKFNWKDDKFTLFTQPDANYHGLKWAYDLPEELRDIAFTMRFRTVPLRNLGACLSPDNSWVFIQGMESLSLRMDRHSFNAMKVAEFLEKDDRVEWVRYPGLKNDPSYNVAKKYLKDNKFGGMVVFGIKGGYDAAVKFIDNIKLFSHLVNVGDVKSLVAHPASTTHSQLSEEELINAGITKNFIRLSIGIEHIDDILYYLDEALAIASK from the coding sequence ATGTCAAGACAATTAAAATTTGAAACTTTATCTGTTCATGCAGGACAGGAGAATAATGATGTATTTGGAAGCAGGGGAGTACCTATATATAAAACAACTTCTTATATGTTTAAAAACTCTAAACATGCTGCTGATTTATTTGATTTAAAAGAGTTAGGCTATATTTACACAAGATTAGGCGACCCTACTACAGACGTATTAGAAAAAAGAATTACAGCAATGGAAAACGGTAAATCTTCTATAGCAGTATCTTCTGGAACAAGTGCTATATTTAATACTATGATTACCATATGCGAGGCGGGCGATGAGATATTATCATCTTTTAGTTTGTATGGAGGCACATATTCGCAGTTTGCTGCCATACTTCCAAAATTTGGAATTAATACAAACTTTGTTGATGCAAAAGACCCAAAAAACTTTGAAAAGGCAATTACTAAAAAGACAAAGGTAATATATATAGAAACAATATCAAACCCTTCATTAGATTTTACAGATATAGAAGAAGTGGCAAAAATAGCTCATAATAACAATATACCATTAATAGTAGACGGCACCTTTACAACTCCATATTTGCTTCAAACAATAAACTATGGAGCTGATATAGTAATTAATTCTCTAACCAAATGGATTGGCGGACATGGAAGCAGTGTTGGAGGGGCAGTTACAGATGCAGGTAAGTTTAATTGGAAAGATGATAAGTTTACATTGTTTACTCAGCCTGATGCTAATTATCATGGTTTAAAATGGGCTTATGATTTGCCTGAAGAGTTAAGAGATATTGCTTTTACTATGAGATTTAGAACTGTGCCATTAAGAAACTTAGGGGCTTGTTTGTCTCCTGATAATTCTTGGGTATTTATACAGGGAATGGAGTCTTTATCTTTGAGAATGGATAGGCATTCATTTAATGCTATGAAGGTTGCTGAGTTTTTAGAGAAAGATGATAGGGTTGAGTGGGTTAGGTATCCGGGGCTTAAAAATGATCCTTCTTATAATGTAGCTAAAAAATATTTGAAAGATAATAAGTTTGGGGGTATGGTTGTATTTGGCATAAAGGGCGGATATGATGCTGCTGTTAAGTTTATAGACAATATAAAACTATTTTCTCATCTTGTTAATGTGGGAGATGTTAAGAGTTTGGTTGCACATCCTGCTTCTACAACGCATTCTCAATTATCTGAGGAAGAGTTAATAAATGCAGGTATTACTAAAAACTTCATAAGACTTTCTATAGGAATAGAGCATATAGATGATATATTATATTATCTTGATGAGGCTTTAGCTATAGCGAGTAAATAA
- a CDS encoding homoserine O-acetyltransferase: protein MIEYFDYNKTFKFENSAAIDNLKIAYTTNGKLNDKKDNAILICHAFTGDSDVLTWWSNFVGKRKAIDTDKYFVICSNVLGGCYGTTGPSSKKPNSNLCYGTDFPSFTMKDIVKAQKLLIDYLKIDKLYAIVGGSMGGMQVLEWSASYPNMMDKLIIIASCMTHSPMQIAFNEISRQAITEDSEWYGGKYYGISTPDNGLALARMLGHITYMSEEYMRKKFGRRRKKALKYFTPSFEVENYLHYNGEKFSERFDANSFLYLTKAMDLFDVRDDIKKIKKHSIEKVLVISFVSDWLYPSYQSEDIVKTYRELNIDTEFHELKSNYGHDAFLLKNDEQTRYIKNFLNS from the coding sequence ATGATAGAGTATTTTGATTATAATAAAACTTTTAAATTTGAAAACTCTGCTGCTATAGATAATTTAAAAATAGCATACACTACAAATGGTAAATTAAATGATAAAAAAGATAATGCCATATTGATTTGCCATGCTTTTACAGGGGATAGTGATGTTTTAACTTGGTGGAGCAATTTTGTTGGCAAGAGAAAGGCTATAGATACAGATAAATATTTTGTAATATGTTCAAATGTACTTGGAGGATGTTATGGCACTACTGGTCCTTCATCAAAGAAACCAAATAGTAATTTATGCTATGGTACAGATTTTCCAAGTTTTACTATGAAAGATATTGTAAAGGCTCAAAAATTATTAATAGATTATTTGAAGATTGATAAGCTTTATGCTATTGTAGGCGGCTCTATGGGAGGAATGCAGGTTTTAGAGTGGAGTGCATCATACCCAAATATGATGGATAAATTAATCATTATAGCAAGCTGTATGACACATTCACCTATGCAAATAGCTTTTAATGAAATATCAAGACAAGCTATTACAGAAGATTCAGAATGGTATGGAGGTAAATATTACGGAATATCCACTCCAGATAATGGGCTTGCTTTGGCTAGAATGCTTGGGCATATTACATATATGAGCGAAGAGTATATGAGAAAAAAATTTGGAAGAAGAAGAAAAAAGGCTTTAAAATATTTTACTCCTTCTTTTGAAGTAGAAAATTATTTGCATTATAATGGGGAGAAGTTTAGTGAGAGATTTGATGCTAATAGTTTTTTATATCTTACTAAGGCTATGGATTTGTTTGATGTGAGAGATGATATAAAAAAAATAAAGAAGCACTCTATAGAAAAAGTTCTTGTAATATCATTTGTATCAGATTGGCTTTATCCGAGTTATCAGTCTGAGGATATAGTAAAAACTTATAGAGAACTTAATATTGATACTGAGTTTCATGAATTAAAATCAAATTATGGACATGATGCTTTTTTGCTTAAAAATGATGAACAGACAAGATATATAAAAAACTTTTTAAACTCTTAA
- a CDS encoding malic enzyme-like NAD(P)-binding protein, which produces MSDELKTKALEYHSKGKAGKLEVIATKPCKTADDLSLAYTPGVAKPVLEIAENPNDAYKYTSKGNLVAVISNGTAILGLGDRGALASKPVMEGKGILFKRFADIDVFDIEVNEKNPDKIIEIVKALEPTFGGINLEDIKAPECFKIEKTLIEKCDIPVFHDDQHGTAIICSAALINALEISNIDKKNAKIVFNGAGSAGISCAKMFVAFGVPRENIIMCDSKGVITKDRIESVTEEKREFATDLKIKNLEEAMKGANVFAGLSVADCVSEDMVKSMAKNPIIFAMANPNPEIQYEKAVAIRDDLIMATGRSDYPNQINNVLGFPFIFRGALDVKAKAISEKMKMAASLALAALAKEKVPEEVFKAYGNKTFEFGKNYIVPKPFDPRVIEWVSPAVAKAACEEGLAREPITDFEKYKASLKERMKKYWD; this is translated from the coding sequence ATGTCAGATGAATTAAAAACAAAAGCATTAGAATATCATTCTAAGGGAAAAGCTGGAAAATTAGAGGTTATAGCAACAAAGCCATGTAAAACTGCTGATGATTTATCTTTAGCATATACTCCGGGAGTTGCTAAACCTGTACTTGAAATAGCAGAAAACCCAAACGATGCATACAAATACACTTCCAAAGGGAATTTAGTTGCAGTTATTTCAAACGGCACTGCAATACTTGGTTTGGGTGATAGAGGTGCTTTGGCTTCAAAACCTGTTATGGAAGGAAAGGGTATATTATTTAAACGCTTTGCTGATATTGATGTTTTTGATATAGAAGTAAATGAAAAGAATCCTGATAAAATTATAGAGATAGTAAAAGCATTAGAGCCTACATTCGGCGGAATTAACCTCGAAGATATAAAAGCTCCTGAATGCTTCAAAATAGAAAAAACTCTAATAGAAAAATGCGATATACCAGTGTTTCATGATGACCAACATGGTACAGCTATAATATGTTCTGCTGCTTTAATTAATGCTTTAGAGATTTCAAATATAGACAAAAAAAATGCTAAGATAGTTTTTAATGGTGCTGGTTCTGCGGGTATTTCTTGTGCTAAAATGTTTGTAGCATTTGGGGTACCTAGAGAAAACATAATTATGTGCGACAGTAAAGGCGTTATCACTAAAGATAGAATAGAATCTGTTACAGAAGAGAAAAGAGAGTTTGCAACAGATTTAAAAATAAAAAATCTTGAAGAAGCTATGAAAGGAGCTAATGTATTTGCTGGGCTTTCTGTTGCTGATTGTGTTAGTGAGGATATGGTTAAATCTATGGCTAAAAACCCTATAATATTTGCTATGGCTAACCCTAACCCTGAAATACAATACGAAAAAGCAGTAGCTATAAGAGATGATTTAATTATGGCTACAGGAAGGAGTGATTATCCTAATCAGATTAACAATGTATTAGGTTTTCCTTTTATATTTAGAGGTGCTTTAGATGTGAAGGCAAAAGCTATATCAGAAAAAATGAAAATGGCTGCATCATTAGCTTTGGCAGCTCTTGCTAAAGAAAAAGTGCCTGAGGAAGTTTTTAAGGCTTATGGAAACAAAACTTTTGAGTTTGGAAAAAATTATATAGTACCTAAACCTTTTGACCCTAGGGTTATAGAGTGGGTATCTCCTGCTGTTGCTAAGGCTGCTTGTGAAGAAGGGCTTGCTAGAGAGCCTATCACTGATTTTGAAAAATATAAGGCTTCTCTAAAAGAGAGAATGAAAAAATATTGGGATTAA
- a CDS encoding tol-pal system YbgF family protein has translation MMKKALVIVLSLIFIISCNKKDDNIQNDYLSQIENEYNQNTGSNVVLETDNTTVEDTGILTDNQYYDATMSNDIYTQTPMPPANNNVYATTTPPPANTLAARGPRKATINNFYSPWADTHRTDPLIIQEIRVMIANKEYIQAKNYIDRLDFNNLPANVDLGQLYQFKGIVHYFLSQSDRSNIAIANDSFKMVAASTKIEKFKPLSLLWNGMLYQTYSNDPNELQNAVSLFDNIINSYPRTRFANDAIFYKALTLKKMGRPANEYNDLFLSVKRGGFADTLVFSQRVNDYVPAAGLVDEQMMQY, from the coding sequence ATGATGAAAAAAGCTTTAGTAATAGTTTTAAGTTTAATTTTTATAATATCTTGTAATAAAAAAGATGATAATATTCAAAATGATTATCTTAGTCAAATAGAAAATGAATATAATCAAAATACAGGCAGTAATGTAGTATTAGAAACAGATAATACAACAGTTGAAGATACAGGAATATTAACAGATAATCAATATTATGATGCAACAATGAGTAATGATATTTATACTCAAACTCCTATGCCGCCAGCTAATAACAATGTATATGCAACAACAACTCCTCCTCCAGCAAACACACTTGCTGCAAGAGGTCCAAGAAAAGCTACTATAAATAATTTCTATAGCCCTTGGGCAGATACACACAGAACAGACCCTTTAATAATACAAGAAATTAGAGTAATGATAGCAAATAAAGAATATATTCAAGCTAAAAATTATATAGATAGATTAGATTTTAATAATTTACCTGCTAATGTTGATTTAGGTCAATTATATCAATTTAAAGGAATAGTTCACTATTTCTTATCACAATCTGATAGATCTAATATTGCTATAGCTAATGATTCATTTAAAATGGTTGCAGCTTCTACAAAAATAGAGAAGTTTAAGCCTTTATCATTATTATGGAATGGTATGTTATATCAAACTTATTCTAATGATCCTAATGAATTGCAAAATGCTGTTTCATTGTTTGACAACATTATCAATTCTTATCCTAGAACAAGATTTGCTAATGATGCTATTTTCTATAAAGCTTTAACACTTAAAAAAATGGGAAGACCTGCTAATGAATATAATGATTTATTCTTATCAGTTAAGAGAGGCGGATTTGCTGATACTTTAGTTTTCTCTCAAAGAGTTAATGATTATGTTCCTGCTGCTGGATTAGTTGATGAACAGATGATGCAGTATTAA
- a CDS encoding peptide ABC transporter substrate-binding protein — MKKLILIISFVFIYTISCTKQSSIVNEAISINMGPEPKTLDPTLNSLNAVSCYILHAFEGLTKMDANNNVQGGMAEKWDISEDGLVYTFHLRTNALWSDGKNVTAKDFEYAWKRSVDPSVAAEYAYMMEIVKNAKEINEGTMNYNELAVKAIDDYTFEVTLVNPLPYFLEFISSTGIFMPLREDIINTYGDEWTLKPETYIGNGPYSMTERLIDEKIVFTANKNYYNPDEQVAKKINFVLMSEPNTAMSGIKNASIHFSALEPPSSEIEALKADNSLIENNAIGTYYIELNITNSALKDKRVRQALALAIDRNYLVINVTKGGQTPAGAFVAPTIKGSNATFRVENQEYINNKTYLANVEKAKQLMAQAGYPNGEGFPVLELKVSPGIYVLIGEAIQQMWKNNLNIDIKLLQEEFPITLQTLLDKDYDMARMGWTGDYNDPMTMLEIMASYSGVNHSGFSNANYDNYINIAKTSADNNVRMNAMKEAEAILMDEMPVIPLYYRTDLFMINPILKNVVLSPLGRHKFNYCYIEVTKSTNK, encoded by the coding sequence ATGAAAAAGTTAATATTAATTATATCTTTTGTTTTTATATATACTATATCTTGTACAAAACAAAGTTCAATTGTAAATGAGGCTATATCTATCAATATGGGTCCAGAGCCAAAAACTCTAGACCCAACATTAAACTCATTAAACGCTGTATCTTGCTATATACTTCATGCATTTGAAGGGTTAACTAAAATGGATGCTAATAATAATGTTCAGGGAGGTATGGCAGAGAAATGGGATATATCAGAAGATGGACTTGTATATACATTTCATTTAAGAACAAACGCTTTATGGTCTGATGGAAAAAATGTTACAGCTAAAGATTTTGAATATGCTTGGAAGAGAAGCGTTGATCCTAGTGTTGCTGCAGAATATGCATACATGATGGAAATAGTAAAAAATGCTAAAGAAATAAATGAAGGCACTATGAACTATAATGAATTGGCAGTAAAAGCTATAGATGATTATACATTTGAAGTAACATTGGTTAATCCTTTACCATATTTTCTTGAGTTTATATCTTCTACTGGAATATTTATGCCATTAAGAGAAGATATTATAAATACTTATGGTGATGAATGGACTCTAAAACCAGAAACTTATATAGGAAATGGTCCTTATAGTATGACAGAAAGATTAATAGATGAAAAAATAGTGTTTACTGCAAATAAAAATTATTATAACCCAGATGAGCAAGTAGCTAAAAAAATAAATTTCGTATTAATGAGCGAACCAAATACAGCTATGTCTGGAATTAAAAATGCTTCTATACATTTCTCTGCATTAGAACCGCCTTCTTCAGAAATTGAGGCTCTAAAAGCTGATAATTCATTAATTGAAAATAATGCTATTGGAACTTACTATATAGAACTTAATATTACAAATAGTGCCTTAAAAGATAAAAGAGTAAGACAAGCATTAGCTTTAGCAATAGACAGAAATTATTTAGTAATAAATGTAACTAAAGGCGGACAAACACCTGCAGGAGCATTTGTAGCACCTACTATTAAAGGTTCTAATGCTACATTTAGAGTTGAAAATCAAGAATATATTAATAATAAAACTTATTTAGCTAATGTTGAGAAGGCAAAACAATTAATGGCTCAAGCTGGATATCCAAATGGTGAGGGCTTTCCTGTTTTAGAATTAAAAGTATCTCCCGGTATTTATGTACTTATTGGAGAGGCTATACAGCAAATGTGGAAAAATAATTTAAATATAGATATTAAACTATTACAAGAAGAGTTTCCTATTACATTACAAACTTTATTAGATAAAGATTATGATATGGCTAGAATGGGTTGGACTGGGGATTATAATGACCCTATGACTATGCTTGAAATAATGGCTAGCTATAGCGGAGTTAATCATTCAGGTTTTTCAAATGCTAATTATGATAATTATATTAATATAGCAAAAACTTCTGCAGATAATAATGTTAGAATGAATGCTATGAAAGAAGCTGAGGCTATACTTATGGATGAAATGCCTGTAATACCGCTTTATTATAGAACAGATTTATTTATGATTAACCCTATACTAAAAAATGTGGTATTAAGTCCTTTAGGAAGACATAAATTTAATTATTGTTATATAGAAGTAACTAAAAGTACAAATAAATAA
- a CDS encoding chromate transporter — translation MIYFRLFYIFAKLGIFTYGGGYAIIALLLGILEGYGWISSSEFSNLVAISQVTPGPIAINAATFVGYKVAGVLGSSVATFGIFLPAFIICMIVSKFFYTLKNNEQFNSIMNGLRVCAVALICSAVITFCKDAFSVKLTETSILNNISFIKNIFNYISPVGLFIFALSIFLKKIRVAGKKVPIIAIILIAAVIGIILY, via the coding sequence ATGATATATTTTAGATTATTTTATATATTTGCAAAGCTTGGAATTTTTACTTATGGCGGTGGTTATGCCATTATAGCACTACTTTTAGGGATATTAGAAGGCTATGGATGGATTAGCTCTAGCGAGTTTTCTAATCTTGTTGCTATATCTCAAGTTACTCCGGGACCTATAGCTATTAATGCTGCTACTTTTGTTGGGTATAAAGTTGCTGGTGTGTTGGGTTCTTCTGTTGCTACTTTTGGAATATTTTTGCCTGCTTTTATAATATGTATGATTGTATCTAAGTTTTTTTATACTTTAAAAAACAATGAGCAGTTTAATAGTATAATGAATGGGCTTAGAGTATGTGCTGTTGCTTTAATCTGTTCTGCTGTTATTACTTTTTGTAAAGATGCTTTTTCTGTAAAATTAACTGAAACATCTATACTTAATAATATATCATTTATAAAAAATATTTTTAATTATATAAGTCCTGTAGGTTTATTTATATTTGCTTTATCTATATTTTTGAAAAAGATAAGGGTAGCTGGAAAGAAAGTGCCTATTATAGCTATAATATTAATAGCAGCTGTAATTGGAATTATTTTGTATTAA
- a CDS encoding chromate transporter, translating into MIEEEKKEEPNKISALTMFISFFYIGLVTIGGGLAMLPIMQEEFVDKRKFLTKSEIVDVFALAQSIPGVIAVNTSLLTGFKIAGVFGGIMAGIGVMMPSFIIILIIAPIFEKVQNLEYVNKAFLGIKGAIAALILLSAYDMGKSVLKNKFTAILFILSFILVVFLNFNVIYTLLLSAFLGWLYYLISKRFIRN; encoded by the coding sequence ATGATAGAGGAAGAAAAAAAAGAAGAACCAAATAAGATTTCTGCACTTACAATGTTTATTTCGTTTTTTTATATAGGTCTTGTTACAATAGGGGGAGGACTAGCCATGCTTCCTATTATGCAAGAAGAGTTTGTTGATAAGAGGAAATTTTTAACTAAATCTGAGATAGTGGATGTATTTGCATTAGCACAGAGCATACCGGGTGTTATAGCAGTTAATACTTCGCTTCTTACTGGTTTTAAAATAGCAGGAGTTTTTGGCGGTATAATGGCTGGTATTGGGGTTATGATGCCTTCTTTTATTATTATACTTATAATAGCCCCTATATTTGAAAAAGTACAAAACTTAGAATATGTAAATAAGGCCTTTTTAGGCATAAAAGGGGCAATAGCAGCTTTAATACTTCTCTCTGCTTATGATATGGGAAAGAGTGTTTTAAAAAATAAATTCACTGCTATACTTTTTATTTTAAGTTTTATTTTGGTTGTATTTCTTAATTTTAATGTTATATACACTTTGCTTCTCTCTGCTTTTTTGGGTTGGCTTTATTATTTAATTAGCAAAAGATTTATTAGGAATTAA